In Kazachstania africana CBS 2517 chromosome 4, complete genome, the following are encoded in one genomic region:
- the SMT3 gene encoding SUMO family protein SMT3 (similar to Saccharomyces cerevisiae SMT3 (YDR510W); ancestral locus Anc_1.51), with translation MSDAPESSTPEVKPDVKPDVKTETHINLKVSDGSSEIFFKIKRTTPLRRLMEAFAKRQGKEMDSLRFLYDGIRIQPDQTPDDLDMEDNDIIEAHREQIGGAH, from the coding sequence ATGTCTGACGCACCAGAATCCAGTACTCCAGAAGTTAAACCAGATGTTAAGCCAGACGTCAAGACGGAGACTCACATCAATTTAAAAGTTTCTGATGGTTCTTCagagatttttttcaaaattaagaGAACTACTCCCTTGAGAAGATTAATGGAGGCTTTCGCCAAGAGACAAGGTAAAGAAATGGACTCATTGAGATTCTTATACGACGGTATCAGAATCCAACCGGACCAAACTCCTGACGATCTAGATATGGAAGATAATGATATCATTGAAGCTCACAGAGAACAAATTGGTGGTGCTCACTAG
- the KAFR0D04120 gene encoding amino acid permease, with translation MSSSSNQKDSDRISFSTESKYEMKEITKNSDAKSPEQDNIVEYFENTTGIPAAVNDSDSDFEYNGKKKILPSFNIKQPHLRKLIDSFRRAEDIDAPTNRDIENELTTTLSPLSATKDPQFAPHAEEKDDHLQKTIKPRHVLLMSLGTGIGTGLLVGNGSALHKAGPGGLVIGYAIMGSCLYCIIQACGEMAVAYSGLPGNFNAYPSFLVDEAFGFSVAWVYCLQWLCVMPLELVTASMTIQYWTTTVNADVFVVIFYVLIIFINVFGAKGYAEAEFFFNSCKVLMMAGFFILAIVINTGGAGNDGYIGAKYWHNPGAFRGDKSIDRFKDVMSTFTTAAFAFGASEFIAIGASEQSNPRRAIPSAAKTMIYRILFIFLTSITLVGFLVPYNSTELMGSGSAATKASPYVIAVASHGVRVVPHFINAVILLSVLSVANSAFYSSCRILYSLSQQGYAPSWFNYIDREGRPARAMIMSALFSVIAFCACSSKEEDVFTWLLAISGLSQLFTWIAICVSHIRFRRAMKVQGRSVDEIGFKSQVGVWGSSYAAIMMTLALIAEFWVSIAPIGEDHLDAQNFFENYLAMPILIVLYFGYKICKRDWKLFIRAKDIDLVSHRKIYDGELIKQEEEEFKERLRNGPFWKKVVAFWC, from the coding sequence atgtcttcctcttcaaatCAAAAGGATTCAGATCGCATATCTTTTAGTACTGAATCTAAATATGAAATGAAggaaattacaaaaaattcTGACGCAAAAAGTCCAGAACAAGATAATATCGTCGAATACTTCGAAAATACTACAGGTATACCAGCTGCTGTGAATGATTCTGACTCTGATTTCGAGTATAACGGtaaaaagaagattctgCCTTCTTTTAACATTAAGCAACCTcatttaagaaaattaatcGATTCTTTCAGGAGAGCTGAAGATATTGACGCACCAACTAATCGTGACATCGAAAACGAATTGACTACCACTCTTTCTCCTTTGTCTGCCACCAAAGATCCTCAATTTGCTCCTCACGCggaagaaaaagatgatcATTTACAAAAGACTATTAAGCCTCGTCATGTTTTGCTCATGTCTTTAGGTACTGGTATCGGTACTGGTTTACTGGTCGGTAATGGTTCTGCTTTGCATAAAGCAGGTCCAGGGGGTCTTGTTATCGGTTACGCTATCATGGGATCTTGTCTTTATTGTATCATCCAAGCATGTGGTGAAATGGCCGTCGCTTACAGTGGGTTACCAGGTAATTTCAACGCGTATCCTTCTTTTTTGGTCGATGAAGCATTTGGTTTCTCTGTCGCTTGGGTTTACTGTCTTCAATGGTTATGTGTTATGCCTCTAGAATTAGTCACTGCATCAATGACAATTCAATATTGGACGACCACAGTCAATGCAGATGTTTTTGTTGTTATCTTTTACGTTCTAATTATATTCATCAATGTTTTTGGTGCCAAAGGTTACGCTGAAGcagaatttttcttcaattcatGTAAAGTACTGATGATGGCAGGTTTTTTCATATTAGCGATTGTTATCAACACTGGTGGTGCAGGTAATGATGGTTATATTGGCGCCAAATACTGGCATAACCCAGGTGCATTTAGAGGTGACAAATCCATTGATCGTTTCAAGGACGTAATGTCCACTTTCACGACAGCTGCATTTGCCTTTGGTGCATCAGAATTCATTGCCATCGGTGCTAGTGAACAATCCAACCCACGTCGTGCGATTCCATCTGCTGCCAAGACTATGATCTACAgaattttattcattttcttaACCTCAATTACTTTAGTCGGTTTCTTGGTTCCTTACAATTCAACAGAATTGATGGGTTCCGGAAGTGCTGCTACAAAGGCTTCTCCCTACGTTATTGCTGTTGCTTCTCACGGTGTTAGAGTCGTTCCACATTTTATTAATGCAGTCATCTTATTATCCGTGTTATCAGTGGCTAATTCCGCATTCTACTCCAGTTGTCGTATCTTATATTCCTTATCTCAACAAGGCTATGCACCAAGTTGGTTTAACTATATCGATAGAGAAGGTAGACCGGCTAGAGCAATGATTATGTCCGCTTTGTTCTCTGTTATCGCCTTCTGTGCATGTTCatccaaagaagaagatgtgTTCACTTGGTTATTAGCTATTTCAGGTTTATCTCAACTATTTACATGGATTGCCATTTGTGTGTCACACATTAGATTTAGAAGAGCAATGAAGGTACAAGGAAGATCTGTAGATGAAATCGGTTTCAAATCTCAAGTAGGCGTATGGGGATCATCCTATGCAGCCATCATGATGACATTAGCTCTAATTGCAGAATTCTGGGTCTCCATTGCACCAATTGGTGAGGACCATTTGGACgctcaaaatttcttcgaAAATTATTTGGCCATGCCAATTTTAATTGTCCTCTATTTCGGATACAAGATATGCAAAAGAGACTGGAAATTGTTTATCAGAGCAAAGGACATCGATTTAGTGTCTCATAGAAAGATATACGATGGTGAACTTAtcaaacaagaagaagaagaatttaaagaaagaCTAAGAAACGGCCCATTCTGGAAAAAGGTCGTTGCATTTTGGTGTTGA
- the KAFR0D04130 gene encoding amino acid permease, with translation MSSSNNADKDDFIDNSNVEYELKDASKLRRRSFNDLENENIVEYFGKSTDQSSSNEDLSYAGRKKWYELGVKEPHLKRFIDSFKRAEEGTEETKHMETELTTTLSPLSAAIKEHDVAITSKEEDAHLRKSIQPRHVLMSSLATGVGTGLLVGNGSALHKAGPAGLVIGYAIMGTCLYCIIQACGEMAVSYSNLPGNFNAYPTFLVDEGFGFAVAWVYCIQWLCVMPLELVTASMTIDYWTTKVNNDIFVVIFYVLIILINVFGAKGYAEADFFFNTCKVLMITGFFILAIIINAGGAGTSGYIGAKYWHDPGAFRGDRSIDRFKDVMATFTTAAFAFGASEFIAIGASEQSNPRRAIPSAAKIMIYRILFIFLSSIALVGFLVPYDSSELMGSGSGGTKASPYVLAISSHGVRVVPHFINAVILLAVLSVSNSAFYSSCRILFSLSQQGYAPQWFNYIDREGRPARAMIISILFGIIAFCACSSKEEEVFTWLLAISGLSQIFTWMAICLSHIRFRRAMHVQGRSISELGFRSQLGVWGSVYAATMLFLALIAEFWVSIAPIGEDHLDAKSFFENYLAMPILIVFYFGYKIYNRDWKLFIRAKNIDLITHRNIFDAEIIRQEEEEYREQLKNGPTWKRLVHFWC, from the coding sequence ATGtcttcatcaaataatgCCGACAAGGACGACTTCATAGATAACTCAAATGTGGAGTACGAGTTGAAAGATGCCTCAAAATTGAGACGAAGGAGCTTTAATgatcttgaaaatgaaaatatagtCGAATATTTTGGTAAATCTACCGACCAGTCTAGCTCCAATGAAGATCTGTCGTATGCAggtagaaaaaaatggtatgAGCTAGGGGTGAAAGAGCCTCATCTTAAGAGATTTattgattctttcaaaagagcAGAAGAAGGTACTGAAGAAACGAAGCATATGGAAACTGAGCTAACCACCACCTTGTCTCCTCTATCTGCAGCCATAAAAGAGCATGACGTTGCTATTACAAGCAAAGAAGAGGATGCTCATCTACGTAAATCTATCCAACCTCGTCATGTGTTGATGAGTTCTCTTGCTACAGGTGTTGGTACCGGTTTACTGGTTGGTAACGGTTCTGCTTTACACAAGGCTGGTCCTGCAGGATTAGTCATAGGTTATGCTATTATGGGTACATGCTTGTACTGTATCATTCAAGCTTGTGGTGAAATGGCCGTATCGTATAGTAACCTGCCAGGTAATTTTAACGCTTATCCAACTTTTTTGGTAGATGAAGGCTTTGGATTTGCTGTGGCTTGGGTATACTGTATTCAATGGCTATGCGTTATGCCATTAGAACTGGTTACAGCGTCTATGACCATAGATTATTGGACCACCAAAGTAAATAATGACATCTTCGTGGTTATTTTTTATGTTTTAATCATTTTAATCAACGTTTTTGGTGCGAAAGGGTATGCGGAGGccgattttttctttaataccTGCAAAGTTTTGATGATTACAGGGTTTTTCATTTTAGCAATAATTATCAATGCTGGTGGTGCAGGCACAAGTGGCTACATTGGTGCCAAATATTGGCATGACCCAGGTGCATTCAGAGGTGACAGAAGTATCGATCGGTTCAAAGATGTTATGGCAACTTTCACAACAGCTGCATTTGCATTTGGTGCATCAGAATTCATTGCCATCGGTGCTAGTGAACAATCTAATCCACGTCGTGCCATTCCATCTGCAGCtaaaataatgatttacAGAATTTTATTCATCTTCTTGAGTTCCATTGCTTTAGTGGGATTTTTGGTTCCTTACGATTCTTCCGAACTGATGGGCTCTGGAAGTGGAGGTACTAAAGCGTCACCTTATGTCCTTGCAATTTCTTCGCATGGTGTTAGGGTTGTTCCACATTTTATAAATGCAGTTATTTTATTGGCCGTTCTATCAGTGTCTAATTCTGCTTTCTACTCCAGTTGCCgtattttattttctttatcacaACAGGGATACGCGCCACAATGGTTCAATTATATTGACAGAGAAGGTAGACCTGCCAGAGCTATGATTATATCGATTTTGTTTGGTATCATCGCATTCTGTGCATGCtcatcaaaagaagaagaagttttTACATGGCTATTGGCTATTTCTGGTCTGTCACAAATTTTTACTTGGATGGCAATCTGTCTTTCCCATATTAGATTCAGAAGAGCAATGCATGTTCAAGGAAGGTCTATCAGCGAGTTAGGATTTAGGTCGCAATTAGGTGTATGGGGTTCTGTCTATGCTGCTACCATGTTATTTTTAGCATTGATTGCAGAATTCTGGGTATCAATTGCGCCAATTGGTGAGGATCATCTTGACGCTAAaagtttctttgaaaattatttggCAATGCCAATTTTAATTGTCTTTTACTTTGGTTACAAGATATACAACAGAGATTGGAAGTTGTTTATCAGAGcgaaaaatattgatctAATAACACACAGAAATATCTTCGATGCTGAAATCATCAGGCAGGAGGAGGAAGAGTATAGAGAACAGTTAAAAAATGGCCCCACCTGGAAAAGATTAGTACACTTTTGGTgttag
- the KAFR0D04140 gene encoding amino acid permease (similar to Saccharomyces cerevisiae AGP1 (YCL025C) and GNP1 (YDR508C); ancestral locus Anc_1.50) gives MSQSNKDHHDYVPDSKFEMVDIVKKPEIKNSEQDNIVEFFTSSNTAHSASSSESYSRSPDKPLFGITKPHVRKFVDSFRRAEDDEETAEDLENELVSTLSPSKSKQLHGQKNGDDDAHLQKSIRPRHVLMMSLGTGIGTGLLVGNGSALSKAGPGALVIGYGIMGSCLYCIIQACGEMAVCYSGLPGNFNAYPSFLVDEGMAFGVAWVYCLQWLCVMPLELVTASMTIDYWTTKVNSDVFVVIFFVLITLINTFGAKGYAEAEFFFNSCKVLMMAGFFILAIVINTGGAGNDGYIGAKYWHNPGAFRGDKSIDRFKDVMSTFTTAAFAFGASEFIAIGASEQSNPRRAIPSAAKTMIYRILFIFLTSITLVGFLVPYDSTELLGSGGSASSQASPYVIAVASHGVRVVPHFINAVILLSVLSVANSAYYSSCRILYSLAQQGYAPKWFEYIDREGRPARAMLVTTIFGVIAFCSCSDKEEDVFAWLLSIAGLSQLFTWTAICLSHIRFRRAMKVQGRSVDEIGFKSQVGVWGSGYAAIMMILALIAEFWVSIAPIGEDHLDAQNFFENYLAMPILIVLYFGYKIYKKDWKLFIRAKDIDLISHRTIFDGELVRQEEEEYKEKLRNGPKWKRVVAFWC, from the coding sequence ATGTCTCAGAGTAATAAAGATCATCATGATTATGTACctgattcaaaatttgaaatggttGATATAGTAAAGAAACctgaaattaaaaattcagAGCAAGATAATATAGTGGAGTTCTTCACCAGCTCAAATACTGCGCATTCCGCCAGTTCGAGTGAATCATATAGTAGATCTCCAGATAAGCCTCTATTTGGGATTACAAAACCCCATGTTAGAAAATTTGTAGATTCGTTTAGAAGGGCAGAAGACGATGAAGAAACCGCAgaagatttagaaaatgagTTAGTTTCTACCTTGTCGCCAAGTAAAAGTAAACAGCTTCATGGGCAAAAAAATGGAGATGATGATGCACACTTGCAAAAATCTATAAGACCTCGTCACGTTCTGATGATGTCATTGGGTACTGGTATCGGCACCGGCCTACTGGTTGGTAATGGTTCTGCCTTGAGTAAAGCAGGCCCTGGTGCTCTGGTAATAGGTTACGGTATTATGGGTTCTTGTCTTTATTGCATCATCCAAGCATGTGGTGAAATGGCTGTTTGTTACAGTGGGTTGCCAGGTAATTTCAATGCATATCCATCATTTTTAGTTGATGAAGGTATGGCTTTCGGTGTCGCATGGGTATATTGTTTACAATGGTTATGTGTTATGCCATTAGAATTGGTCACTGCATCAATGACCATTGACTATTGGACAACAAAAGTGAACTCTGACGTATTTGTGGTAATTTTCTTCGTCCTTATAACTTTGATTAATACATTTGGTGCCAAAGGTTACGCTGAAGcagaatttttcttcaattcatGTAAAGTACTGATGATGGCAGGTTTTTTCATATTAGCGATTGTTATCAACACTGGTGGTGCAGGTAATGATGGTTATATTGGCGCCAAATACTGGCATAACCCAGGTGCATTTAGAGGTGACAAATCCATTGATCGTTTCAAGGACGTAATGTCCACTTTCACGACAGCTGCATTTGCCTTTGGTGCATCAGAATTCATTGCCATCGGTGCTAGTGAACAATCCAACCCACGTCGTGCGATTCCATCTGCTGCCAAGACTATGATCTACAgaattttattcattttcttaACCTCAATTACTTTAGTCGGTTTCTTGGTTCCTTACGATTCAACGGAACTATTAGGATCTGGTGGGTCAGCATCATCCCAAGCATCCCCTTATGTCATTGCCGTTGCTTCTCACGGTGTCAGAGTCGTCCCACATTTCATCAACGCAGTCATTTTATTATCGGTTCTATCTGTTGCAAACTCTGCATATTACTCAAGTTGCCGTATTCTGTATTCATTAGCTCAACAAGGATACGCTCCAAAATGGTTTGAATACATTGATAGAGAAGGTAGACCGGCAAGAGCTATGCTGGTGACCACAATTTTTGGTGTTATTGCATTCTGTTCATGCTCTGACAAAGAGGAAGACGTCTTTGCATGGTTACTATCTATTGCAGGTTTATCCCAACTATTTACTTGGACCGCTATCTGTCTTTCCCACATAAGATTTAGAAGAGCCATGAAAGTACAAGGTAGATCGGTAGATGAAATCGGTTTCAAATCTCAAGTTGGTGTATGGGGTTCAGGATATGCTGCCATCATGATGATACTAGCGTTAATTGCAGAATTCTGGGTTTCCATTGCACCAATTGGTGAAGATCATTTGGACgctcaaaatttcttcgaAAATTATTTGGCCATGCCAATTTTAATTGTCCTCTATTTCGGATACAAGATATACAAGAAAGACTGGAAGCTATTTATTAGAGCTAAGGATATCGATCTAATATCGCATAGAACAATTTTCGATGGTGAATTAGTGAGACAGGAAGAGGAAGAGtacaaagaaaaactaAGAAATGGACCCAAATGGAAAAGGGTAGTAGCATTTTGGTGTTAA
- the EMI1 gene encoding Emi1p (similar to Saccharomyces cerevisiae EMI1 (YDR512C); ancestral locus Anc_1.41): MSKDDEVFSKYPTTMSCMEAFDQLTICYSIGGQFRNYYRHGKFNSCDDQLKKFKFCLFNSKNPIKVQEWYKAKSEHRKSTNALTDDLIWNERS, encoded by the coding sequence ATGTCTAAGGATGATGAGGTCTTCTCCAAGTATCCTACCACTATGAGTTGTATGGAGGCCTTTGATCAGCTGACAATATGCTATTCAATTGGTGGTCAATTTAGAAACTACTATAGACACGGTAAATTCAACTCTTGTGATGAccagttgaagaaatttaaattttgctTATTCAATAGTAAGAATCCAATTAAAGTTCAAGAGTGGTACAAGGCAAAATCAGAACATAGGAAGAGTACAAATGCTCTCACGGACGATTTGATTTGGaatgaaagaagttga